In one window of Primulina tabacum isolate GXHZ01 chromosome 8, ASM2559414v2, whole genome shotgun sequence DNA:
- the LOC142553285 gene encoding uncharacterized protein LOC142553285 produces the protein MLASAVISPSPSFNSYSNSNLAEVASRVVQEFGDDADEQEKQTIPGIYGAETSDSAEKYDGREEKEFKFAFVWRGSESVLPPISADEIFHNGMIRPVYPIFNPNTKYHGSVDESRMNSGLLKAGVKTGTPLRKLFTEERETSTISSCSSSEADELDGVSAEMYCVWQPKPSVEGRLKKSSSTGWKFKGFPLKSHSVGSNGSFAIASLNNGVRKRDECVMESPASEHGVWKDEVVYLSSSRTASKSMPSPYKRDGWKKWSYLPYRHHVDGFLANVNKLSKNFHPF, from the coding sequence ATGCTGGCGAGTGCAGTCATCTCTCCATCGCCGAGCTTCAACAGCTACTCCAACAGTAACTTGGCGGAAGTTGCGTCTAGGGTCGTTCAAGAATTCGGAGATGACGCCGATGAGCAAGAAAAACAAACTATCCCAGGAATCTACGGAGCGGAAACGTCGGATTCGGCAGAAAAATACGATGGCCGAGAGGAAAAAGAATTCAAATTCGCGTTTGTGTGGCGGGGTTCTGAATCAGTACTCCCCCCAATTTCAGCTGATGAGATCTTCCACAACGGTATGATCAGGCCCGTTTACCCGATTTTCAACCCAAATACGAAATATCATGGGAGCGTAGACGAGAGCAGGATGAATTCGGGTTTGTTGAAGGCCGGTGTGAAGACAGGGACTCCACTAAGGAAGCTTTTTACTGAAGAAAGGGAAACATCAACGATATCGTCGTGCTCTTCTTCGGAAGCGGACGAGTTGGACGGAGTCTCGGCTGAGATGTACTGCGTGTGGCAGCCAAAACCATCGGTGGAGGGGCGGTTGAAGAAGAGCAGCTCCACAGGTTGGAAGTTTAAGGGATTTCCGCTAAAGAGCCATAGTGTTGGCAGCAACGGCAGCTTCGCAATTGCTTCTCTGAACAACGGTGTGCGAAAAAGAGATGAATGTGTCATGGAGTCGCCTGCGAGCGAGCATGGTGTCTGGAAGGACGAAGTTGTGTATTTATCCTCGAGCAGAACCGCCAGTAAATCCATGCCGTCGCCATACAAGAGGGACGGCTGGAAAAAGTGGTCCTATTTGCCTTACAGACATCATGTAGACGGTTTTTTGGCTAATGTAAATAAGTTGAGCAAAAATTTCCACCCTTTTTAA